In Drosophila yakuba strain Tai18E2 chromosome 2R, Prin_Dyak_Tai18E2_2.1, whole genome shotgun sequence, a single genomic region encodes these proteins:
- the LOC6529442 gene encoding cytochrome b5: MSSALTNLLQSLRIVPLGHGKSSNQVVVVPSKKQRLKLEDLPEITLEEVAQHDSFDDCWVVIYDRVYDVTHFLRDHPGGDDVIMDHAGRDATIAFHGTGHSGDAIELMKDFLIGQLPTKQHIFRTGKNKVLSLGIPE; this comes from the coding sequence ATGTCATCCGCGTTGACGAACCTCTTGCAATCGCTGAGGATTGTTCCCTTGGGACATGGGAAATCCAGTAACCAGGTGGTGGTTGTGCCGAGCAAAAAGCAACGCCTAAAGCTGGAAGATCTGCCGGAGATCACTTTGGAGGAGGTGGCCCAGCACGACAGCTTCGACGACTGCTGGGTGGTGATCTACGACAGAGTTTACGATGTGACGCACTTTCTGAGGGATCATCCCGGCGGCGACGACGTCATCATGGATCACGCAGGACGAGATGCCACCATCGCCTTCCATGGCACAGGACACTCTGGGGATGCCATCGAATTGATGAAGGATTTCCTGATCGGCCAACTTCCCACCAAGCAGCACATCTTTCGCACTGGCAAAAACAAGGTTTTGTCCCTGGGCATACCggaataa
- the LOC6529443 gene encoding class E basic helix-loop-helix protein 22, producing the protein MDPSNLAFGFPGLPNHGHMPIPPTANMLGGQHPAPTASPPQSVPGRRTPLGSVGLGGFYAQGMGMSQQPPTDENKPGPSAPEKPLSPTAAAIAAIAISGGTTTVAVSSGGASGSGSNSGKQKNRQGKTVRLNINARERRRMHDLNDALDELRSVIPYAHSPSVRKLSKIATLLLAKNYILMQQNALEELRRLLAYIQSTTGAAPLDLGAFPAAAKLQALLQGPHNEPPTSSS; encoded by the exons atggATCCCTCGAATCTGGCCTTTGGGTTTCCCGGTCTCCCCAACCACGGACACATGCCAATACCTCCCACCGCCAATATGCTTGGTGGCCAGCATCCAGCGCCCACCGCCAGCCCACCACAAAGCGTCCCCGGCCGTCGGACTCCACTTGGATCGGTTGGTCTGGGTGGCTTCTATGCCCAGGGAATGGGCATGTCCCAGCAGCCACCGACGGATGAGAACAAACCAGGACCCAGTGCTCCGGAGAAGCCACTGAGTCCCACGGCCGCCGCCATCGCAGCCATTGCCATCAGTGGTGGCACCACCACGGTGGCCGTGTCCAGTGGTGGAGCCAGCGGAAGTGGCTCCAACAGTGGCAAGCAGAAAAACCGCCAAGGAAAGACGGTGAGGCTGAACATAAATGCCCGGGAACGACGAAGGATGCACGATTTGAATGACGCCCTCGATGAGCTGAGAAGTGTGATTCCCTATGCCCATTCGCCGTCTGTGCGAAAGCTGTCGAAAATAGCCACCTTACTGCTGGCTAAGAACTATATTCTAATGCAGCAAAATGCCCTCGAAGAGTTGAGAAG aCTACTGGCCTATATACAAAGCACCACGGGAGCAGCACCTCTTGACTTGGGTGCCTTTCCGGCGGCTGCCAAATTGCAGGCCCTCCTTCAAGGACCTCACAACGAACCACCGACTAGCAGCAGTTAA
- the LOC6529441 gene encoding synaptotagmin-1, whose product MDIVIREEDISLAQIGVYASVSFLVVSAVGAALYTTCSKRYRLNWFEQNLLESANEKDEDQQRESLVAGAVGYNVDNVNEVPRGKYSSGNAGNISPTSLKSEDNDPAFWVPSSVTSTAAIQQQVSNTTEESAPPTPTSPTGSLKSNTLSYCSTTSVPIARSEKHVVLAMHPSRPRVSSMNAKLDHTKIDMTLYRSHSQPKTLNPVSINEVRGNLHVSIGYDPVGGLLNVRLLEAQNLQPRQFSGTADPYAKVRLLPDKKNFWQTRIHKRTLNPVFDEQFVFEVTAGVIDKRTVEILLYDFDAYSRHVCIGGSKLHLANLDLSEQVKLWTPLSSASAQDMKVDLGDIMVSLAYLPSAERLMVVLIKARNLRIVDDARNSSDPYVKVTLLGPGGKKIKKRKTGVQRGTLNPVYNEALAFDVAKETLKNCVLEFAVVHDGLLGSSEILGRTLIGNSPEVRTEEKIFFEEVFRAKNATAQWVPLQEPANNLATAAKSSKN is encoded by the exons ATGGACATTGTCATACGTGAGGAGGACATTTCATTGGCCCAAATTGGCGTTTATGCCTCTGTGTCATTCCTGGTTGTTTCCGCTGTTGGGGCAGCCCTCTATACCACCTGCTCGAAACGCTATCGCCTGAACTGGTTCGAACAAAATCTCCTGGAGTCCGCGAACGAAAAGGATGAAGATCAGCAGAG GGAGTCTTTGGTTGCCGGTGCCGTAGGCTACAATGTGGACAACGTAAACGAGGTACCGCGTGGGAAATACAGCAGTGGAAATGCCGGTAACATCAGCCCCACCTCATTGAAAAGCGAGGACAATGACCCGGCCTTTTGGGTGCCGTCTTCCGTCACATCCACGGCAGCCATCCAGCAACAAGTGTCCAATACCACCGAGGAGTCCGCACCGCCCACACCTACCTCCCCCACCGGCAGCCTGAAGTCCAACACCTTGTCGTACTGTTCCACCACCTCGGTGCCGATCGCCAGATCCGAGAAGCATGTGGTCCTGGCCATGCATCCCAGCCGGCCCAGAGTGTCCTCCATGAATGCCAAGCTGGATCACACCAAAATCGACATGACCCTGTATAGGAGT CACTCGCAGCCGAAGACCCTCAATCCAGTTTCAATCAACGAAGTTCGGGGTAATTTGCATGTGAGCATTGGCTACGATCCAGTTGGTGGTTTGCTAAATGTTCGACTACTGGAGGCCCAGAATCTGCAACCGAGGCAGTTTAGTGGAACTGCCGACCCTTATGCCAAAGTTCGCTTGCTGCCGGATAAAAAGAACTTTTGGCAGACCCGTATACACAAGAGGACCCTGAATCCAG TTTTCGACGAGCAGTTCGTTTTTGAGGTAACAGCCGGAGTAATTGACAAACGTACTGTGGAAATTTTACTGTACGACTTTGACGCATATTCCCGGCACGTTTGCATCGGAGGAAGTAAACTACATTTGGCCAACCTGGATCTCAGTGAGCAGGTGAAACTGTGGACTCCCCTTAGTTCTGCCTCGGCCCAAGATATGAAAGTGGATCTAGGGGATATAATGGTATCCTTGGCCTATTTGCCCTCAGCGGAGCGTTTGATGGTCGTCCTGATCAAGGCACGAAATCTGCGGATTGTCGACGATGCCCGGAACTCCTCGGATCCGTATGTGAAGGTAACCCTCCTCGGTCCCGGTGGCAAAAAGATAAAGAAACGCAAGACGGGTGTTCAAAGGGGCACCCTGAACCCCGTCTACAATGAGGCTCTTGCTTTCGATGTGGCCAAGGAGACTCTAAAAAACTGTGTACTGGAATTCGCCGTGGTCCACGATGGTCTATTGG GATCAAGTGAAATTTTAGGACGAACTCTCATTGGAAACTCTCCCGAAGTACGCACcgaggaaaaaatattttttgaagaAGTTTTTCGCGCTAAAAATGCTACGGCTCAATGGGTTCCACTGCAAGAACCGGCAAACAATTTGGCCACAGCAGCCAAAAGTTCAAAGAACTAG